From a single Sander vitreus isolate 19-12246 chromosome 2, sanVit1, whole genome shotgun sequence genomic region:
- the LOC144536526 gene encoding uncharacterized protein LOC144536526 has translation MGQAHLGCVHTTCSGLQAVRQKRHSLYSRWRVTGKGREVQRGDDTQLNQTQAAAKDSACMGRTLYQFHGGAGGGVTTCSIHRIDELGQVQPSTSGPRVETTEQEPTLIVINSCTAYFAARLC, from the exons ATGGGCCAAGCACACTTAGGTTGTGTTCACACAACCTGCAGCGGTCTGCAGGCGGTCCGACAAAAAC gGCATTCATTATACAGCCGCTGGAGAGTGACAGGAAAGGGAAGAGAGGTACAGAGAGGGGACGACACGCAGCTAAATCAAACCcaggccgctgccaaggactcagcctgcatggggcgcacactttaccag TTCCACGGAGGAGCAGGGGGTGGAGTCACAACTTGTAGTATCCACAGAATTGACGAGCTAGGCCAGGTCCAACCCTCCACCAGCGGGCCGCGTGTGGAAACTACAGAGCAAGAGCCTACACTAATAGTGATTAACTCCTGCACAGCATACTTCGCTGCACGTTTGTGTTAA
- the LOC144536510 gene encoding inactive rhomboid protein 2-like, translated as MASQGGGEPPPSGGQPDSRLKSKKPPSLVIAIPPPEENMSHGPAKQPLRPSLKKSTAGQASGSVSESISGARDGAGDGAGDGGFSFRDRRAKFGRQTSLSQSIRKNTAQWFGVGEDCETKQQVWHRKSLRHCSQRYGKLKAQYREPETASSFDQGLDSPATHKMPKIVDPLARGRAFRCPDEMDGRSPRTPHTTQGGPVTPGVTSLSSFTSQRSGYSRFPMRKRESVARMSIRAASNLLRGRSGLAGSQTGRSFPKRSFVRPSWMDEDTVDSADTSESLFFSKVDVHDELYSMADDVFESPPMSAAFAPCEQPDQKFPSFKEISRKPRTPTVAPEKKHPRRGGRIASQVKHFAFDKHKREYGMGVVGKWLNRHYRRSLSSNVQKQLDDFHSHRPYFAYWITFVHIVITLLACCTYGFAPVGFAQHSTSELVLKNKGIYESVKYIQQENFWIGPGSDDLIHLGAKFSPCIRKDTQIVSLIQKAKDLERASGCCVQNDNSGCVQTLSSGCSETLATFIKWTNEQVDISRSSGSVCHQDPRVCEEPASAEPHTWPDDITQWPVCTYPKKWNHTGYRHMDCNIKGRPCCIGTKGRCEITTREYCLFMHGYFHEDATLCSQVHCLDDVCGLLPFLNPDVPDQFYRLWLSLFLHAGLLHCVVSVVFQMTILRDLEKLAGWVRISIIYILSGITGNLASALFLPYRAEVGPAGSQFGLLACLFVELFQGWQILEKPWKAFVKLLGIVLFLFLCGLLPWIDNIAHIFGFLSGLLLSFAFLPYITFGTFDKYRKRILIAVSMLAYIGLFSSLIVWFYIYPINWHWLEHLTCLPFTSKFCEKYDIDHNIDNVVH; from the exons ATGGCAtcacagggggggggggagcctcCTCCAAGCGGAGGTCAACCAGATAGTCGTCTAAAGAGCAAGAAGCCGCCCAGCCTTGTAATAGCCATCCCTCCGCCTGAGGAGAATATGTCCCACGGCCCTGCAAAACAG CCACTACGACCGTCCCTGAAGAAAAGCACGGCTGGTCAAGCCAGCGGTTCTGTGTCCGAGAGCATCAGTGGAGCCAGAGATGGAGCAGGAGATGGAGCAGGAGATGGAGGCTTCTCATTCAGAGACAGAAGGGCAAAGTTTGGAAGACAAACGTCGCTCTCGCAAAGCATCCGCAA GAATACAGCCCAGTGGTTTGGGGTTGGGGAAGACTGTGAGACCAAGCAGCAGGTATGGCACAGGAAGAGCCTGCGCCACTGCAGCCAGCGTTACGGCAAGCTAAAGGCCCAGTATAGAGAGCCTGAGACAGCATCCAGCTTCGACCAGGGCCTGGACTCACCAGCCACACACAAGATGCCCAAG ATTGTGGATCCCCTGGCACGGGGGCGAGCCTTCCGTTGCCCAGATGAGATGGACGGTCGCTCCCCCAGGACGCCCCACACCACTCAGGGGGGTCCTGTCACCCCAGGTGTCACCTCACTCAGCTCCTTCACCAGCCAGCGCTCTGGGTACAGCCGCTTCCCCATGCGTAAGAGGGAGTCTGTCGCCCGCATGAGCATCCGAGCTGCATCCAACCTGCTGAGG GGCCGTAGCGGCTTGGCAGGCTCCCAGACAGGTCGCAGTTTCCCTAAGAGGAGCTTTGTCCGGCCCAGCTGGATGGACGAGGACACCGTGGACTCCGCAGACACGTCCGAGTCGCTCTTCTTCAGCAAG GTTGATGTCCATGATGAGTTGTACTCTATGGCTGATGATGTATTTGAATCACCTCCCATGTCTGCAGCTTTTGCTCCCTGCGAGCAGCCTGACCAGAAGTTCCCAAGCTT TAAGGAAATATCCCGAAAGCCCAGGACACCAACAGTAGCCCCCGAAAAGAAACACCCCCGCCGGGGTGGTCGTATTGCCTCCCAAGTTAAGCACTTTGCATTTGATAAACACAAGCGTGAGTACGGCATGGGCGTTGTTGGAAAGTGGCTGAACCGGCACTACCGACGCAGCCTCAGCAGCAACGTCCAGAAGCAGCTGGACGACTTCCACAGCCACAG GCCCTACTTTGCCTACTGGATCACGTTTGTCCATATAGTAATCACTTTGCTGGCCTGTTGTACATATGGTTTTGCCCCTGTGGGGTTTGCACAACATTCTACGTCTGAACTG GTGCTGAAGAACAAAGGCATTTATGAGAGTGTCAAGTATATCCAACAGGAGAACTTCTGGATTGGTCCGGGATCT GATGACCTGATCCACCTGGGGGCCAAGTTCTCACCGTGCATCCGTAAGGACACACAGATAGTCAGTCTGATCCAGAAGGCCAAAGACCTGGAGAGAGCGTCCGGCTGCTGTGTACAGAATGACAACTCTGGATGCGTGCAGACCCTCAGCTCCGGCTGCTCC GAGACGCTGGCCACCTTTATTAAATGGACGAATGAGCAAGTGGACATCAGCAGGTCCTCCGGTTCTGTCTGTCACCAGGATCCCAG AGTGTGTGAAGAGCCTGCCTCTGCAGAGCCTCATACGTGGCCGGATGACATCACCCAGTGGCCG GTGTGTACTTACCCAAAGAAGTGGAACCACACAGGTTACAGACACATGGACTGTAACATCAAGGGACGTCCTTGCTGCATAGGAACTAAGGGCAG ATGTGAGATCACGACCAGAGAGTATTGCCTTTTTATGCATGGTTACTTCCACGAGGATGCCACACTCTGCTCACAG GTCCACTGTCTGGATGATGTGTGCGGCTTGTTGCCTTTCCTCAATCCTGATGTTCCTGATCAGTTCTACcgtctctggctctctctcttcctccatgCTGG GCTGTTACACTGCGTGGTGTCGGTGGTGTTCCAGATGACCATACTGAGAGACCTGGAGAAGCTGGCAGGTTGGGTCCGCATCTCCATCATTTATATCCTCAGTGGTATCACTGGAAACCTGGCCTCCGCCCTGTTCCTGCCCTACAGAGCTGAG GTGGGTCCAGCGGGGTCTCAGTTTGGACTCCTCGCTTGTCTTTTTGTAGAGCTGTTTCAAGGTTGGCAGATTCTGGAGAAGCCATGGAAAGCCTTTGTCAAGCTGTTGGGCAtcgtcctcttcctcttcctgtgtGGCCTCCTGCCGTGGATTGACAACATCGCCCACATCTTTGGTTTCCTCAGCGGCTTGCTGCTCTCCTTCGCCTTCCTGCCCTACATCACCTTCGGGACCTTTGACAAGTACCGAAAACGTATCCTCATTGCTGTCTCTATGTTGGCCTACATCGGGCTGTTCTCTTCCCTCATCGTTTGGTTTTATATTTACCCAATTAACTGGCACTGGCTGGAGCATCTCACCTGCCTACCTTTTACGAGCAAGTTCTGTGAAAAGTATGACATAGACCATAACATTGACAATGTGGTGCACTAG
- the aanat1 gene encoding serotonin N-acetyltransferase, which translates to MSVLSAVPFMRPLHMRSPASQGRRHTLPASEFRSLSPEDAISVFEIEREAFISVSGECPLHLDEVRHFLTLCPELSLGWFEEGRLVAFIIGSLWDQERLTTDALTLHKPHGSTVHIHVLAVHRTFRQQGKGSILMWRYLQYLRCLPYVRRAMLMCEDFLVPFYRKLGFKVRGPSEITVGPLAFIEMLYPVRGHAFMRRNSGC; encoded by the exons ATGTCAGTATTGAGCGCAGTGCCGTTCATGAGGCCGCTCCATATGCGCTCTCCGGCGTCGCAGGGCCGCCGCCACACGCTTCCGGCCAGCGAGTTTCGCTCCCTCAGCCCGGAGGATGCCATCAGTGTGTTCGAGATTGAGAGAGAAG ccTTCATCTCAGTGTCCGGTGAGTGTCCTCTCCACCTGGACGAGGTGCGTCACTTCCTGACCCTGTGCCCTGAGCTGTCTCTTGGCTGGTTCGAGGAGGGACGTCTAGTGGCTTTCATCATCGGCTCACTGTGGGACCAGGAGAGGCTTACCACG GATGCCCTCACTCTCCATAAGCCTCACGGGAGCACCGTCCACATCCACGTCCTAGCTGTCCACCGGACCTTCCGCCAGCAGGGCAAAGGCTCCATCCTGATGTGGCGCTACCTGCAGTACCTCCGCTGTCTGCCCTACGTCCGCCGCGCCATGCTTATGTGTGAAGACTTCCTGGTACCCTTCTACCGGAAGTTAGGTTTCAAGGTGCGGGGCCCCAGTGAGATCACGGTGGGGCCCCTCGCCTTCATCGAGATGTTGTACCCAGTCAGGGGCCACGCCTTCATGCGTCGTAACAGTGGTTGTTGA